The genomic segment GCTGATGACTATGGTGCCCACAAAGCACGACATGAAGGAGCAACGATGAAGTTAAATACGCTAAAAATAATCGTAACCGGCGGGGCTGCGGGTATGGGTGCTCACTTTGCCAAGCGATTACATGAAGCTGGAGCGACGGTTGTCGTTGGGGACATGAATGAAGAACGCCTGGCTGACCTGCCTGAGGGTATTCATC from the Deltaproteobacteria bacterium genome contains:
- a CDS encoding SDR family NAD(P)-dependent oxidoreductase yields the protein MKLNTLKIIVTGGAAGMGAHFAKRLHEAGATVVVGDMNEERLADLPEGIH